The Ignavibacteriales bacterium genome includes a window with the following:
- the bshA gene encoding N-acetyl-alpha-D-glucosaminyl L-malate synthase BshA produces the protein MRIGITCYPTYGGSGVVATELGKALANRGHSIHFISYAMPMRLSGFQDNIVYHEVEMSNYPLFDFPLYTLALASKMVEVSRYEKLDLLHCHYAIPHATSAYLAKQIMGDHIKIVTTLHGTDITLVGLEPSFLPIMKFSIEQSDGVTAVSRFLKEKTQTNYGIDKEIEVIPNFIDTTKYKRQPSDTFGLKCASKGQKILAHTSNFRPVKRVTDVIRIFNEVQKKIPSVLILIGDGPDRSQCEMLCREFGIQEKVRFLGKQVELVPILSTADLFLMPSQSESFGLSALEAMACEVPVISSSVGGLPELQVHGQTGFIAEFGDIDRMARYAIDLLTNSSKHKLFAEAARKRAIEFESSKIISQYEQYYERVLAVQ, from the coding sequence AACATGCTATCCCACATACGGCGGCAGTGGCGTTGTCGCAACCGAACTTGGTAAAGCGCTTGCCAATCGCGGACATTCTATCCATTTTATCAGCTACGCTATGCCGATGCGGTTGAGCGGATTTCAGGACAACATTGTCTATCACGAAGTAGAGATGTCGAATTATCCGCTCTTCGACTTTCCGCTTTACACACTTGCCCTCGCCAGTAAAATGGTAGAAGTATCACGTTATGAGAAACTTGATCTTCTTCATTGTCATTATGCAATCCCGCACGCGACGAGCGCATACTTGGCAAAGCAGATCATGGGAGACCATATCAAGATCGTCACAACGCTTCACGGTACAGACATCACGCTTGTTGGACTGGAACCCAGTTTTCTGCCGATCATGAAATTTAGTATCGAGCAGAGTGATGGCGTGACGGCTGTATCCCGCTTCCTCAAAGAAAAGACTCAGACAAATTATGGAATAGATAAAGAGATCGAAGTAATTCCGAATTTTATCGATACAACAAAATACAAACGACAACCATCGGACACATTTGGTTTGAAGTGCGCGTCAAAGGGTCAAAAGATTTTAGCACATACTTCAAACTTCCGTCCGGTGAAACGCGTCACAGATGTGATTCGAATTTTTAATGAAGTGCAGAAAAAGATACCAAGCGTCCTTATTCTCATTGGCGATGGTCCAGACCGTTCACAATGTGAAATGTTGTGCCGTGAATTTGGCATTCAAGAAAAAGTTCGCTTCCTCGGGAAGCAAGTCGAGCTGGTGCCAATTCTTTCTACTGCTGATCTTTTCTTGATGCCAAGTCAATCGGAAAGTTTTGGACTTTCAGCACTCGAAGCGATGGCGTGTGAAGTGCCCGTCATTTCCTCAAGTGTCGGCGGACTGCCTGAACTTCAAGTGCATGGACAGACAGGATTTATTGCTGAATTTGGCGACATCGACCGAATGGCCCGCTACGCAATTGACTTGCTCACGAATTCATCCAAACATAAACTTTTTGCAGAAGCGGCGCGCAAGCGCGCAATTGAATTTGAATCTTCAAAAATTATCAGCCAGTATGAACAGTACTACGAACGAGTCCTCGCGGTACAATAA
- a CDS encoding ROK family protein, producing MTRIEVSLGVTIGGTYTGFGYVDRKGKCLARATIPTIAYQAAELFFERLHEGAKTLLGTMPEKCKLVGIGVSAPNANYYSGTIEYPPNLSWEYVDVLAEIGKYYSVPVLTTNDANAIALGEMLFGTAQGMKNFIVITLGTGLGSGIVANGELICGADGNAGEIGHTTVDLKGRECGCGRRGCLETYVSATGICRTVQDLICNTTESSDLRYISFENLTFKMIYDAAQRGDRLALEAFDYTGNILGIKLADSIAHLSPEAVIFFGGLASAGDLLFMPAKQSMEEHLFGTFKNKVKLLPSGLAEDHASVLGASALIWNILKTHTRISARKELLTRHVAIR from the coding sequence ATGACGCGGATCGAAGTATCGCTAGGCGTGACTATCGGTGGTACGTATACAGGTTTTGGCTACGTCGATAGAAAAGGGAAATGCCTTGCACGTGCGACTATTCCAACTATAGCTTATCAAGCAGCTGAATTATTTTTTGAACGACTCCATGAAGGAGCGAAAACACTTCTTGGTACAATGCCTGAGAAATGCAAATTAGTCGGAATCGGCGTAAGTGCACCTAACGCTAATTATTATTCAGGAACAATTGAATATCCACCCAATTTGAGCTGGGAGTATGTAGATGTCCTGGCAGAAATTGGCAAGTATTACAGCGTACCGGTGTTAACAACGAATGATGCGAATGCTATTGCGCTTGGTGAAATGCTGTTTGGTACTGCCCAGGGTATGAAGAATTTTATTGTGATCACTCTGGGTACAGGACTTGGCAGCGGCATCGTGGCAAATGGTGAATTGATTTGTGGTGCAGATGGAAATGCCGGAGAAATAGGCCATACGACAGTCGACTTAAAGGGGCGGGAATGTGGTTGTGGTCGCCGCGGCTGTCTTGAAACATATGTCTCTGCTACGGGTATATGCCGAACTGTGCAAGATCTCATTTGCAACACCACTGAGTCAAGCGATCTCCGTTATATCAGTTTCGAGAACTTGACATTTAAAATGATCTATGATGCTGCACAACGGGGCGATCGATTGGCACTGGAAGCGTTTGATTACACAGGAAATATTCTTGGAATTAAACTCGCCGACTCTATTGCACATTTAAGCCCTGAGGCTGTAATTTTCTTTGGTGGTTTGGCTTCGGCAGGCGATCTTCTCTTCATGCCAGCAAAACAATCGATGGAGGAGCATCTCTTCGGTACTTTCAAGAACAAAGTGAAGTTACTTCCTTCGGGATTAGCCGAGGATCATGCATCCGTCCTTGGGGCGAGTGCATTGATTTGGAATATTTTGAAGACACACACAAGAATCTCTGCACGGAAAGAATTACTTACCCGGCATGTCGCAATTCGATGA